From Nitrospira sp., a single genomic window includes:
- a CDS encoding DUF4258 domain-containing protein, producing the protein MTFHYSKHVLEELEKRKLSRSLLEDVLRAPEQKVPEVDNITCYQSRVEIGGKRYLLRAMVNDTVNPPVVVTVYRTSKISKYWRKP; encoded by the coding sequence ATGACGTTTCACTACTCGAAGCATGTGCTGGAAGAGCTGGAAAAGCGTAAACTGTCGCGATCGCTCTTGGAGGACGTGTTGCGTGCGCCGGAACAGAAGGTGCCCGAGGTGGACAATATCACATGCTACCAGTCGCGCGTGGAGATCGGTGGAAAGCGCTATCTCTTGCGGGCGATGGTCAACGACACGGTGAATCCCCCTGTCGTGGTGACGGTCTACCGCACCAGCAAGATCAGCAAATATTGGAGGAAGCCATGA
- the dinD gene encoding DNA damage-inducible protein D, producing the protein MTEENLPVLGGKSFESLKLLNEHGAEYWSARDLQPLLGYSQWRRFEDAITRAIASCKQSGNEPANHFAGAGKMVTIGSRSAREVPDFHLSRFACYLIAQNGDPRKPEIAFAQKYFAVQTRRQELSDGLARDLERLELRKHTSEEFKALSGAARNAGVQDKMFGVFHDAGYKGLYGGLGNEAIKKHKGIPKNEQLMDRMDSTELAANQFRMTQTRDKLAREGVGSQHVAIQTHEQVGKEVREAIKRIGGTLPEKINPAEHIAQVEKRVKSTPPKLELDDKDAQGLVGHEGKG; encoded by the coding sequence ATGACGGAAGAGAATCTGCCTGTTCTAGGTGGCAAGTCTTTTGAGAGCCTGAAACTACTGAATGAGCATGGAGCCGAGTATTGGAGCGCTCGCGATCTTCAGCCGCTGCTCGGCTATAGCCAATGGAGACGTTTCGAGGATGCGATCACGAGAGCGATAGCCTCGTGTAAACAATCGGGAAATGAGCCTGCCAACCATTTTGCCGGCGCCGGCAAAATGGTGACGATTGGATCGAGGAGTGCGAGGGAAGTTCCCGACTTTCACCTTTCCCGATTTGCCTGTTACCTGATTGCCCAAAACGGCGACCCACGCAAGCCGGAGATCGCCTTTGCTCAGAAATACTTTGCCGTCCAAACACGCCGTCAGGAACTGTCCGATGGGCTAGCCAGAGACCTGGAAAGATTGGAGCTGCGGAAGCACACCTCCGAGGAGTTTAAAGCATTGTCGGGGGCCGCCCGTAATGCCGGTGTGCAGGATAAGATGTTCGGTGTGTTTCATGATGCAGGCTATAAAGGACTCTATGGTGGACTGGGAAATGAGGCGATTAAAAAGCACAAGGGCATCCCTAAGAATGAGCAACTGATGGACCGAATGGACAGCACGGAACTGGCAGCCAATCAATTCAGGATGACACAAACACGCGATAAACTGGCAAGAGAGGGTGTCGGCAGTCAGCACGTCGCCATCCAAACCCACGAACAGGTCGGCAAAGAAGTAAGGGAGGCCATCAAACGCATTGGCGGCACTCTCCCAGAAAAGATAAATCCCGCTGAGCACATTGCTCAGGTCGAGAAGCGAGTCAAAAGTACACCGCCTAAACTAGAGCTGGACGATAAAGATGCTCAGGGGCTGGTCGGTCACGAGGGAAAAGGGTGA
- a CDS encoding site-specific DNA-methyltransferase, translating to MASKTKLELTWIGKENRPKLEPRILLGDREKSHHAAHRVTDHDIFDNRLIFGDNLLALKALEQEFTGKIKCIYIDPPYNTGSAFTHYDDGLEHSTWLTLMRSRLELLWTLLSQDGTLWISIDDDEMPYLRVLMDEVAGRDKFIAQNVWQKRYSRENREAIGDVHEYVIVYAKDPPGFKERRNKVPLTEDQAKVYKNSNKDPKGRWRPIPMTAQEGHATSEQFYEIIAPGGKAHRPPEGRCWGLSQKTFERLRSEGRVWFGKDGNSQPNIIRYLSEVEGLVPWTWWPSDEVGHTDEAKKEIHALFGKIDAFDTPKPERLMQRILTIATNRGELVLDSFGGSGTTGAVAHKMGRRWIMVELGEHCHTHIIPRLKKVIDDEDKGGITEAVGWKGGGGFRYYHLAPSLLEKDKWGNWVINKAYNPAMLAQAVCKLEGFTYDPSDAVYWQHGHSTERDFIYVTTQNLSHDQLQALSDEVGEERSLLVMCSAFRGKPDKYPNLTIKKIPKTVLTRCEWGHDDYSLKIENLPKAPAPAGQQGLDFAEGNPRR from the coding sequence ATGGCCAGCAAGACAAAGCTTGAGCTAACCTGGATTGGGAAGGAGAACCGGCCGAAGCTGGAGCCGCGTATCTTGTTGGGGGACCGCGAGAAGTCCCACCATGCAGCGCACCGGGTCACCGACCATGACATTTTTGATAACCGACTTATCTTCGGCGATAACCTGTTGGCGCTCAAGGCACTTGAGCAGGAGTTTACTGGCAAGATCAAGTGCATCTACATTGATCCGCCCTACAACACGGGTTCTGCTTTTACACATTACGATGACGGATTAGAGCATTCAACATGGCTCACGTTGATGCGATCTAGATTGGAACTTCTCTGGACCCTTCTCAGTCAAGATGGGACTTTGTGGATCTCAATTGATGATGATGAAATGCCGTACCTTAGGGTCCTAATGGATGAAGTTGCAGGTCGTGACAAGTTTATAGCGCAGAATGTTTGGCAAAAGCGCTACTCCAGAGAAAATCGGGAGGCCATTGGTGACGTCCATGAGTATGTCATTGTTTACGCTAAGGACCCGCCAGGATTCAAAGAACGGCGGAATAAAGTCCCCCTAACCGAAGACCAGGCAAAGGTATATAAAAACTCAAATAAGGATCCCAAAGGTCGGTGGCGCCCTATCCCTATGACTGCTCAAGAGGGACATGCTACCTCTGAGCAATTCTACGAAATTATTGCACCTGGGGGGAAAGCACACAGGCCTCCTGAAGGTCGGTGTTGGGGGCTTTCCCAGAAAACTTTCGAAAGGCTTCGATCTGAGGGGCGTGTGTGGTTTGGCAAGGATGGCAACTCACAGCCCAATATCATCCGCTACCTCTCTGAAGTAGAAGGATTGGTTCCCTGGACTTGGTGGCCAAGTGATGAAGTCGGGCACACTGACGAGGCAAAGAAAGAAATTCACGCCTTATTCGGAAAGATAGATGCTTTTGACACGCCAAAACCAGAAAGATTGATGCAACGCATTCTTACGATTGCAACTAATCGTGGAGAGTTGGTCCTCGACTCCTTTGGTGGTTCCGGTACGACAGGCGCAGTGGCGCACAAGATGGGGCGGCGCTGGATCATGGTGGAACTAGGCGAGCATTGCCACACGCACATTATTCCCCGGCTCAAGAAGGTCATTGATGATGAGGACAAGGGCGGTATCACGGAAGCAGTTGGATGGAAAGGTGGCGGTGGATTCCGTTACTACCACCTTGCGCCGTCGTTGCTGGAGAAGGACAAATGGGGCAACTGGGTCATCAATAAGGCCTACAATCCCGCCATGCTCGCTCAAGCGGTCTGCAAGCTGGAGGGCTTCACCTATGACCCAAGCGATGCTGTCTATTGGCAACATGGCCATTCCACAGAGCGCGATTTCATCTATGTCACCACGCAGAATCTGAGTCACGACCAATTGCAGGCGCTGAGCGACGAAGTCGGCGAAGAGCGCTCTCTTTTGGTGATGTGTTCGGCCTTCCGCGGTAAGCCCGATAAGTATCCCAATCTCACGATCAAGAAGATTCCCAAGACCGTGCTCACCCGCTGCGAATGGGGCCATGACGATTACAGTCTCAAGATCGAGAATTTGCCGAAGGCTCCGGCCCCCGCTGGCCAACAGGGACTCGACTTTGCCGAGGGGAACCCACGACGATGA
- a CDS encoding S8 family peptidase, with the protein MPDKPILIFPAATVAARQVLSSAFPPPPPRRPTQAQQKRRLASRFQALSQSFGIVRADTAGLDPEQVVVFEVAGSVSDFQNVVRRIGGMEWLGDFEVDIAEPSPAFFEQSASVTPLPGRLFIVMSNQAKLTEIVQLWRIWCRSRDEKLPRNFGTLASIFKYLNDVRPWSVRDRLQERHTLEWWNECLAENRATIRFEVELWCRQSAGKRAEAYGRLQNVVREVRGQCITQSAIPEIDYHGVLVDLPASQVQATIDALNAGQDTKLLRLTDIKYFCSMGQVAIAHPAESVPGSFRQQPIPQGDPVVGLLDGLPLENHATLQDRLIIDDPDEFSTRYNAGEQRHGTAMASLIVHGELDANDGALQRPVYARPIMHPGRPDIYNIRWEQLPEGSLPVDLTFRAVRRIFEGDGVTPAVAPTVKAINFSIGDANQLFDREMSPWARLLDWLAWKYQVVFIVSAGNHYEDIALEVPAAQLATLSDENLRAQTFRAMARNRIERRLLAPSESINALTVGAVHADLGPNSPTPTIVDPLRNATYCSPISSVASGFRRSIKPDILVAGGRQHYVPQIMSGGSDPALLKIPQNQTQLGQQVAAPGGTAIPPNHTTRACGTSNATALTARRAAQLYEQINALRAEPGGDTLSDELISVLLKALLVHGASWSDLQSVIDAALNERDNGTARWNRVKRACAQFLGYGQADWVRGSVCTDQRVIMLGCGRLNTGEAHVYRVPLPSALSAQRVGRRMTISLAWLTPINTRHRSYRIADLWFDPPVEQLQLKRRDVDHNAATRGTVQHEILEGEQAVPIAQGDTAPIQVNCRLEAGSTLAESIPYGIAVTLETASPLAVSVYEQMKVALEGIREAARVRPIVRAGRANR; encoded by the coding sequence ATGCCCGATAAACCAATCCTTATATTTCCCGCCGCGACTGTTGCTGCCAGGCAGGTCTTATCATCGGCATTTCCACCACCACCTCCGCGACGTCCAACCCAGGCGCAGCAGAAGAGACGGCTTGCTTCTCGTTTTCAAGCTCTCTCCCAGAGTTTTGGAATAGTCCGCGCAGACACGGCTGGCCTTGACCCAGAGCAGGTCGTCGTATTCGAAGTTGCAGGGTCCGTTTCAGATTTCCAGAATGTCGTTCGGCGAATCGGAGGAATGGAATGGCTTGGGGACTTTGAAGTTGATATTGCTGAGCCATCTCCAGCCTTCTTTGAACAGAGTGCCTCCGTGACACCACTGCCTGGACGCTTGTTCATTGTTATGAGTAACCAAGCAAAATTAACCGAAATCGTCCAGCTATGGAGAATCTGGTGTCGGTCAAGGGATGAAAAGCTACCACGTAACTTTGGGACGTTAGCCTCGATCTTCAAATACCTGAACGATGTGCGCCCATGGAGCGTGAGGGACCGTCTGCAAGAGCGCCATACTCTTGAATGGTGGAATGAATGCCTTGCCGAAAATAGAGCAACGATCCGTTTTGAAGTTGAGTTATGGTGCCGTCAATCGGCTGGAAAGCGAGCTGAGGCTTATGGACGGCTCCAGAATGTTGTTCGGGAAGTTCGTGGTCAGTGTATTACTCAATCTGCAATTCCAGAGATCGACTACCATGGTGTACTCGTCGATCTGCCTGCGTCTCAGGTCCAGGCTACTATTGATGCACTCAATGCAGGCCAGGACACAAAACTTCTGCGTCTGACAGACATCAAGTATTTCTGTTCAATGGGACAAGTTGCCATCGCCCATCCGGCCGAGTCGGTGCCGGGAAGCTTTCGCCAACAACCCATTCCCCAAGGTGATCCCGTTGTAGGTCTATTAGATGGTCTCCCGCTCGAAAACCATGCGACGCTACAAGATCGACTAATCATAGACGATCCAGATGAGTTTTCTACTCGATACAATGCTGGTGAGCAGCGTCACGGTACCGCGATGGCCTCCCTAATCGTTCACGGAGAACTGGATGCGAACGATGGTGCGCTGCAACGCCCAGTCTATGCACGTCCAATCATGCATCCCGGTCGCCCTGACATCTATAACATCCGATGGGAGCAGTTGCCAGAAGGAAGTCTGCCAGTCGACCTAACCTTTCGTGCAGTGCGGCGGATATTCGAAGGTGATGGGGTAACGCCTGCGGTGGCGCCGACAGTTAAGGCGATCAATTTCAGCATCGGAGACGCCAATCAGCTCTTCGATCGTGAGATGAGTCCTTGGGCTCGCTTGCTGGACTGGCTTGCCTGGAAATACCAAGTCGTATTCATCGTCAGTGCAGGTAACCATTACGAGGATATTGCTCTTGAGGTACCTGCAGCGCAGTTAGCGACCCTTTCCGACGAGAATCTGCGTGCACAAACATTTCGCGCTATGGCACGTAATCGCATAGAAAGACGCCTGCTTGCTCCGTCAGAGTCCATCAATGCGCTTACCGTGGGAGCTGTACACGCGGACCTAGGGCCTAATAGCCCAACGCCAACTATTGTCGACCCTCTCCGCAATGCCACCTATTGCAGCCCTATTTCTTCTGTGGCTAGCGGGTTTCGTCGTTCCATTAAGCCGGACATCCTCGTTGCCGGTGGTCGACAACACTATGTTCCACAGATAATGAGTGGCGGCTCTGACCCCGCCTTGCTCAAAATACCGCAAAACCAAACTCAGCTGGGTCAGCAGGTGGCCGCTCCTGGGGGAACAGCGATCCCACCTAACCACACCACGCGAGCCTGTGGGACCAGCAATGCTACGGCTCTGACCGCTCGCCGGGCGGCCCAATTGTATGAACAAATCAACGCGCTTCGTGCCGAACCCGGAGGCGACACCCTTTCGGATGAGCTGATCTCGGTTCTGCTAAAGGCTCTACTTGTTCATGGAGCTTCTTGGAGCGACCTTCAGTCCGTGATTGATGCTGCCTTGAATGAGCGAGACAATGGCACTGCGCGTTGGAATCGTGTGAAGCGTGCCTGTGCACAGTTTCTGGGATATGGCCAAGCTGACTGGGTTCGCGGCAGCGTGTGTACAGACCAACGCGTCATCATGCTCGGTTGTGGCCGTCTTAATACCGGCGAAGCACATGTCTATCGAGTCCCGCTTCCATCGGCTCTGAGCGCGCAGCGTGTTGGTCGACGGATGACCATTAGCCTGGCGTGGCTCACACCGATCAACACACGTCACCGTTCCTACCGGATCGCCGATCTGTGGTTCGACCCTCCAGTAGAACAACTGCAATTGAAACGACGCGACGTCGATCATAACGCTGCCACCCGCGGCACCGTCCAACACGAAATTCTGGAAGGCGAGCAGGCTGTGCCCATAGCCCAAGGCGACACCGCTCCCATACAGGTCAATTGTCGATTGGAAGCGGGGAGCACGCTTGCCGAGTCGATTCCATACGGTATCGCGGTAACTTTGGAGACTGCTAGCCCACTCGCGGTAAGTGTATACGAGCAAATGAAAGTTGCGCTGGAGGGCATCCGTGAGGCGGCACGTGTCCGTCCCATAGTCCGAGCTGGGCGTGCAAATCGGTAA
- a CDS encoding nucleotidyltransferase family protein: protein MNKERILSLLAGRREDILVRFGVKKLGLFGSAARDDMRSDSDVDILVEFQDAATFNRYMDLKAYLEALLGTAVDLVTEDALKPRMRPLIEKDMVRVA from the coding sequence ATGAACAAAGAGCGAATCTTGTCTCTGTTGGCCGGCCGACGAGAAGACATTCTCGTCAGGTTTGGCGTGAAGAAGCTGGGCCTGTTCGGGTCGGCCGCCCGGGATGACATGCGAAGCGACAGCGACGTGGACATCCTGGTGGAATTTCAGGACGCTGCCACGTTCAACCGGTACATGGACCTGAAGGCCTATCTCGAGGCCCTGCTCGGAACTGCCGTCGATCTTGTCACAGAGGACGCCCTGAAACCGCGCATGCGTCCTCTCATTGAGAAGGACATGGTTCGTGTCGCGTAA
- a CDS encoding DUF2283 domain-containing protein: protein MKVKYDEEVDVLTIEFSDAPVEESDQDKPGVILDYDKDGNIVGMEILNASKRVQNPKSVEYAVA from the coding sequence ATGAAAGTGAAATATGACGAAGAAGTGGACGTGCTCACGATTGAATTCAGTGATGCCCCGGTCGAGGAGAGCGACCAGGACAAGCCCGGTGTTATTCTGGACTATGACAAGGACGGGAACATCGTAGGCATGGAAATCCTCAACGCCTCGAAGCGGGTGCAGAATCCCAAATCCGTCGAATACGCGGTTGCCTAG
- a CDS encoding DEAD/DEAH box helicase family protein translates to MNRHVNAIAGRLSLRPPQRHSLEILDRITEIVPPKKGADLAAALAAIKSEFPTVTDFEREFPSLCFALATGVGKTRLMGAFISYLHLAHGINHFFVLAPNLTIYNKLITDFTPNTSKYVFAGIAEFATEPPTIITGDNYESGVAARHTPLPGFGQEVHINIFNISKINSEVRGGKAPRIKRLSEYIGQSYFEYLAGLDDLVLLMDESHRYRASAGVRAINELKPVLGLELTATPFVESTQGPVPFKNVIYDYSLAKAMADGFVKEPAVVTQKNFNPSQFNAAQLEQIKLEDGVRLHENTKVELETYARQTGQRVVKPFMLIIARETTHAGQLMKLIQSPEFFEGRYRDKVIQVDSSKTGAEEDEMVQRLLAVESPDEPTEIVIHVNMLKEGWDVTNLYTIVPLRAANARTLIEQSIGRGLRLPYGKRTEVSTVDRLNIVAHDRFQEIIDEANKPDSMIRLAQVFLDPVNDLQKMRTVVAQSKIEEQLHGASLTGPADGPPQTTPIFAGEAERGIAQAAYKIIQKYENLPSSNDLLKPEIQAKIVEEVKQSLTPSQQALPGMAAVPSIAEVVAKTAQLVVRQSIDIPRILVVPRGEVTTGFHAFTLDCANIHYQPVERDLLIQILRTHEQATLSCGARMQPEQRLEDYLVRGLVDLDDISYDEHSDLLYDLAGQLVRHLRSYLSEEEARNVLIYHQKQLAAFVHAQMQAHQWEKAIGYDVVVSKGFTDLKPSAYTARDGEPIQDFRQTVEDRSRIAQMLFGGFQRGLYSVQKFDSDTERRLAIILDRDSQKWFRPASGQFQISYKQGVSEHDYQPDFVAEAADCIYMLEPKAKNEMTTPEVLAKKEAAVTWCTRATTHALSNGGKPWKYMLIPHDMVDQNMTLAGLVSQFAASVLSLKSVE, encoded by the coding sequence ATGAACCGCCACGTGAATGCCATTGCCGGACGCCTGAGCCTGCGACCTCCGCAGCGGCACTCGCTGGAGATTCTTGATCGGATCACGGAGATTGTCCCGCCGAAGAAGGGAGCGGACCTCGCAGCTGCGCTGGCGGCGATCAAAAGTGAGTTCCCGACCGTCACGGACTTTGAGCGGGAATTCCCCTCTCTCTGCTTTGCCTTGGCCACCGGTGTCGGCAAGACCCGGCTCATGGGCGCGTTCATTAGCTATCTTCACCTTGCCCATGGCATCAATCACTTTTTTGTCTTGGCGCCGAACCTGACTATTTACAACAAGCTGATCACCGACTTTACGCCGAACACATCAAAGTACGTTTTTGCCGGAATCGCCGAGTTTGCAACCGAACCGCCAACGATTATCACGGGAGACAACTACGAGTCCGGTGTCGCGGCTCGCCACACGCCTTTGCCTGGGTTTGGGCAAGAGGTCCACATCAACATCTTCAATATTTCGAAGATCAACTCGGAGGTCCGCGGCGGCAAAGCGCCACGGATCAAGCGCCTGTCTGAATACATCGGCCAGAGCTATTTTGAATATTTGGCAGGCCTTGATGATCTTGTTTTGCTCATGGACGAATCCCACCGCTACCGGGCGTCAGCCGGTGTGCGGGCCATCAACGAACTGAAACCTGTGCTCGGGCTGGAACTCACAGCTACGCCGTTCGTGGAGTCCACCCAAGGCCCGGTGCCGTTCAAGAACGTGATCTATGACTATTCGTTGGCTAAGGCGATGGCCGATGGGTTTGTCAAAGAGCCTGCCGTGGTCACGCAGAAGAATTTCAACCCGAGTCAGTTCAATGCCGCTCAGCTTGAGCAGATCAAGCTGGAGGATGGCGTGCGTCTTCACGAGAACACCAAGGTGGAGCTGGAAACCTACGCAAGGCAGACAGGGCAGCGAGTAGTGAAGCCCTTCATGCTCATTATCGCCCGCGAGACGACGCATGCGGGACAGCTGATGAAACTGATTCAGTCACCTGAATTTTTCGAAGGCCGATACAGAGACAAGGTGATTCAGGTGGACTCCAGTAAGACGGGCGCGGAAGAAGACGAGATGGTTCAACGTCTTCTTGCCGTCGAAAGCCCAGATGAGCCGACCGAGATTGTGATTCACGTGAACATGCTGAAGGAAGGTTGGGACGTGACGAATCTCTACACGATCGTTCCACTCCGCGCAGCCAACGCGCGAACCCTCATTGAGCAATCCATCGGACGCGGTCTCCGGCTTCCCTATGGCAAGCGAACTGAGGTGAGCACCGTAGATCGCCTGAACATTGTGGCCCATGACCGTTTCCAAGAAATCATCGATGAGGCCAACAAACCCGACTCCATGATCCGTCTAGCCCAGGTGTTTTTGGACCCGGTGAATGATCTTCAAAAGATGCGAACGGTGGTCGCTCAATCAAAGATCGAGGAACAGTTGCACGGAGCCTCCCTGACTGGTCCTGCTGATGGGCCGCCGCAAACTACTCCCATTTTTGCGGGAGAAGCGGAGCGAGGGATTGCGCAGGCGGCGTACAAGATCATTCAAAAATACGAGAACCTGCCTTCCTCGAATGACCTATTAAAGCCAGAGATTCAGGCGAAGATTGTCGAAGAAGTAAAACAGTCCTTAACTCCAAGTCAGCAGGCCCTACCTGGCATGGCCGCTGTCCCCAGTATTGCAGAGGTTGTCGCCAAGACGGCTCAGCTTGTCGTGCGGCAATCGATCGATATCCCAAGAATTCTAGTTGTGCCAAGGGGTGAGGTGACCACCGGGTTTCATGCTTTTACCTTGGATTGCGCGAACATCCACTACCAGCCGGTCGAACGGGACCTGCTGATCCAAATTCTTCGGACTCACGAACAGGCGACGTTGAGTTGTGGTGCGCGGATGCAGCCTGAGCAACGGCTCGAAGATTACTTGGTCCGAGGACTCGTTGATCTTGATGACATCAGCTACGACGAACACTCTGACCTGCTGTATGACCTCGCTGGCCAACTGGTCAGACACCTTCGCTCATATCTCTCCGAAGAGGAGGCGAGGAACGTCCTCATCTACCATCAGAAGCAGCTGGCCGCGTTCGTCCATGCACAAATGCAGGCGCATCAGTGGGAGAAGGCCATAGGCTACGATGTGGTGGTCAGTAAAGGGTTCACAGATCTGAAGCCTAGCGCTTATACGGCGAGAGACGGTGAACCGATCCAGGACTTTCGTCAAACTGTCGAAGATCGGAGCCGGATCGCACAGATGCTCTTTGGTGGATTTCAGAGAGGTCTGTATTCCGTGCAAAAGTTTGACTCCGACACCGAGCGACGGCTGGCCATTATCCTGGACCGAGACTCACAGAAGTGGTTCCGACCGGCCTCTGGGCAATTCCAGATTTCCTATAAGCAGGGAGTCTCGGAACATGACTACCAGCCTGATTTTGTAGCCGAAGCAGCAGATTGCATCTACATGCTCGAACCCAAAGCCAAGAATGAAATGACCACGCCAGAAGTGCTTGCCAAGAAAGAGGCAGCCGTCACCTGGTGCACCCGCGCCACGACCCACGCCCTCAGCAACGGCGGAAAACCATGGAAATACATGCTCATCCCCCACGACATGGTCGACCAGAACATGACGCTGGCGGGGTTAGTTTCTCAGTTCGCAGCTAGTGTCCTGTCTCTGAAGTCCGTGGAATAA
- a CDS encoding ATP-binding protein, protein MARSDLLISLIKTGKDTSNPRFRQAVEALIAEERAKKHTMLADQLTAAYANGAHGQPKPISSSTSPVGDLVYEASPEREFDSLILPPIVAKECRSLIEEHRRADLLRSFGLSPRHRVLLVGPPGNGKTSLAESLAHELMVPMLSIRYEGIIGSYLGETATRLRKVFDYARQRACVLFFDEFETLGKERGDEHETGEIKRVVSALLLQIDSLPPHVVVVTATNHRELLDRAVWRRFQLRLELPRPTQEQVTVFLNRLFAQLEFARGLRPGSFSKSFRGASYSDIEDFVRDLARRYVLTIPNGNVQKIAQERLSAWKSRACSESR, encoded by the coding sequence ATGGCAAGATCTGATCTTTTGATTTCCCTAATAAAGACAGGGAAAGACACCTCTAATCCACGTTTCCGTCAGGCTGTTGAAGCCCTAATTGCAGAAGAGCGAGCCAAGAAACACACTATGCTTGCAGATCAACTGACTGCTGCTTATGCCAACGGTGCTCATGGTCAGCCCAAGCCCATCAGTTCTTCTACATCTCCAGTTGGAGACTTGGTCTATGAGGCTTCCCCCGAACGTGAGTTTGATAGTCTTATTTTGCCGCCGATAGTGGCCAAAGAGTGTCGCTCTCTGATAGAGGAGCATCGACGTGCTGACCTTCTACGGTCTTTTGGCCTTTCACCGAGACATCGAGTGCTCTTAGTCGGGCCACCCGGAAATGGCAAAACATCTTTGGCAGAGTCTCTTGCACATGAGCTTATGGTACCCATGCTATCGATCCGATACGAAGGTATTATCGGAAGTTATTTGGGCGAAACAGCGACTCGCCTGCGAAAAGTTTTTGACTATGCCAGACAACGAGCCTGCGTCCTATTTTTTGACGAATTCGAGACCCTGGGGAAAGAACGCGGTGATGAACACGAAACAGGAGAAATCAAACGTGTGGTCAGTGCGCTCTTGCTGCAGATCGACAGTTTGCCCCCACACGTTGTCGTTGTAACGGCTACGAACCATCGGGAGCTGTTAGACCGCGCCGTTTGGCGTCGGTTTCAGCTTCGCCTGGAGTTACCTCGTCCTACACAGGAACAAGTAACCGTGTTCCTCAATCGCTTGTTTGCTCAATTGGAATTCGCACGCGGTCTGCGACCTGGTAGTTTTTCGAAATCATTTCGCGGCGCGAGTTATTCAGATATCGAGGACTTCGTGCGAGACCTCGCTCGCCGTTACGTTCTCACGATTCCTAACGGTAATGTTCAGAAAATCGCTCAGGAACGGCTATCCGCTTGGAAGTCCCGGGCATGTTCCGAGTCTCGTTAA